In a genomic window of Leifsonia xyli subsp. cynodontis DSM 46306:
- a CDS encoding cryptochrome/photolyase family protein, giving the protein MSAGKDAEGRNATPAAERADDRPAVVWFRDDLRLADNPALCAAGESGRPVVCLYVWDKDSPGLRSPGGAARWWLHHSLTSLGESIGRAGSALTIRSGPAEGVLAGVLAEVDAGAVFWNRRYGEGERRVDERVKSAARDAGLVANSFGANLLFEPWTVRTGSGKAFSVYTPFWRACLATPEPRRPLPALRTLRPGPRLPSLKPNELGLLPTHPDWADGLRETWEPGERAAHRELSAFLGEGLARYRAERDVPGIAATSRLSPRLRWGELSPFQIWHATAAARDRSTAEGAETFLSELGWREFAYHTYFEHPALTTVNIHREYDSFPWPRLHPSALRAWQQGRTGVPLVDAGMRELWRTGVMHNRVRMVTASFLTKNLLIDWRLGEQWFWDTLVDADPASNPFNWQWVAGSGADAAPYFRVFNPELQREKFDPHGDYVRRWAPEWDTTDYPEPLVDLAETRRAALAAWETVKAARGTAERP; this is encoded by the coding sequence ATGAGCGCCGGAAAAGACGCGGAGGGGAGGAACGCCACCCCTGCCGCCGAGCGGGCCGACGACCGTCCCGCCGTCGTCTGGTTCCGCGACGATCTGCGCCTGGCAGACAACCCGGCCCTGTGCGCCGCGGGGGAGTCGGGGCGGCCGGTGGTCTGCCTGTACGTCTGGGACAAGGACTCTCCCGGCCTTCGTTCCCCCGGCGGAGCAGCACGGTGGTGGCTGCACCACTCGCTGACCTCGCTCGGGGAGTCCATCGGCCGCGCCGGCTCCGCCCTGACGATCCGAAGCGGACCGGCCGAAGGGGTGCTGGCCGGGGTGCTGGCCGAGGTGGATGCCGGGGCTGTCTTCTGGAACCGGCGCTATGGCGAGGGCGAGCGACGGGTGGACGAGCGTGTGAAGTCCGCCGCGCGGGACGCCGGGCTCGTGGCGAACAGCTTCGGCGCGAATCTGCTCTTCGAGCCCTGGACGGTGCGGACCGGATCGGGGAAGGCGTTCTCCGTCTACACGCCGTTCTGGCGGGCTTGCCTGGCGACACCGGAGCCGCGGAGGCCGCTGCCGGCGCTGCGGACGCTCCGGCCCGGCCCGCGCCTGCCGTCGCTGAAGCCGAACGAGCTCGGACTGCTGCCGACGCACCCGGACTGGGCGGACGGTCTGCGCGAGACATGGGAGCCGGGCGAGCGCGCGGCGCACCGCGAACTGTCGGCCTTCCTCGGCGAGGGTCTTGCCCGCTACCGGGCCGAACGCGACGTGCCCGGCATCGCGGCCACCTCGCGGCTCTCGCCGCGCCTGCGCTGGGGCGAGCTCAGCCCCTTCCAGATCTGGCACGCGACGGCGGCGGCGCGCGACCGGTCGACGGCGGAGGGGGCGGAGACCTTCCTGAGCGAGCTCGGCTGGCGCGAGTTCGCATATCACACGTATTTCGAGCACCCGGCGCTGACGACAGTCAACATCCACCGTGAATACGATTCCTTTCCGTGGCCCCGGCTCCACCCGAGCGCGCTGAGGGCCTGGCAACAGGGTCGCACCGGCGTCCCGCTCGTGGACGCCGGGATGCGCGAACTGTGGAGAACCGGCGTCATGCACAACCGCGTGCGCATGGTCACAGCGTCCTTTCTGACGAAGAACCTGCTGATCGACTGGCGGCTGGGCGAACAGTGGTTCTGGGACACCCTGGTCGACGCCGACCCCGCGAGCAATCCGTTCAACTGGCAGTGGGTGGCCGGGTCGGGTGCGGACGCGGCGCCCTACTTCCGAGTGTTCAACCCCGAGCTACAGCGAGAGAAGTTCGACCCGCACGGCGACTACGTGCGACGCTGGGCGCCGGAGTGGGACACGACGGACTATCCGGAGCCGCTGGTCGACCTCGCAGAGACCCGGCGCGCGGCGCTGGCGGCGTGGGAGACGGTGAAGGCGGCACGGGGCACGGCGGAGCGGCCCTAG
- a CDS encoding MBL fold metallo-hydrolase, translating into MRLTKFEHAALLLEESGKKLFLDPGSFTSPLTDTANTAAVVITHEHADHWTPEQLRRILDLNPEAPIFAPEGVATAATDFAVTVAHAGDTVTAGPFTLRFFGGKHAVIHESIPVVDNLGVLVNDELYYGGDSFAVPEGVEVDVLAAPAGAPWLKLAETMDYVLAVKPRRSFPTHEMVLSQTGKDLANARIGWATKQNGGEFFPLEPGDTLDL; encoded by the coding sequence ATGAGACTCACGAAGTTCGAACACGCCGCACTGCTCCTCGAAGAGTCGGGGAAGAAGCTCTTCCTGGACCCGGGCTCCTTCACCTCACCGCTCACCGACACGGCGAACACGGCCGCCGTGGTCATCACTCACGAGCACGCCGACCATTGGACCCCCGAGCAGCTGCGCCGCATCCTCGACCTCAATCCGGAGGCGCCGATCTTCGCGCCGGAGGGGGTCGCCACAGCGGCGACGGACTTCGCGGTCACGGTGGCGCATGCAGGCGACACCGTGACCGCGGGCCCGTTCACGCTGCGGTTCTTCGGCGGAAAGCACGCGGTCATCCACGAGAGCATCCCGGTGGTCGACAATCTCGGTGTGCTCGTCAACGACGAGTTGTACTATGGCGGCGACTCCTTCGCCGTCCCAGAGGGAGTCGAGGTGGATGTGCTGGCGGCCCCCGCGGGCGCGCCCTGGCTGAAGCTGGCCGAGACGATGGACTACGTGCTCGCGGTGAAACCCAGACGGAGCTTCCCGACTCACGAGATGGTGCTCTCCCAAACAGGCAAAGACCTTGCGAACGCGCGGATCGGCTGGGCGACGAAGCAGAACGGCGGCGAGTTCTTCCCGCTCGAGCCCGGCGACACCCTCGACCTGTGA
- a CDS encoding HAD family hydrolase: protein MDETHTHAANAHSVQGHAAQGRPARGQDAHTHAAHGHAGHDPGLFRRRFWLALVLTVPVLVFSPGLQEILGLAVPRFPGSRSIPAVFGVAVFLVGGLVFLRGAADELRARQPGMMTLISLAIVVALGYSLAVTFGLPGMDFWWELATLILVMLLGHWIEMAAVSGAQDALGRLATLLPDTAERLAGPQGEPVAVPVAQLRVGDLVRARACRRTGRSWRGGAPWTSRC, encoded by the coding sequence ATGGACGAGACGCACACTCACGCTGCGAACGCGCACAGCGTTCAGGGCCACGCTGCTCAGGGTCGCCCTGCTCGGGGTCAGGACGCTCACACTCACGCCGCCCACGGCCACGCCGGCCACGACCCCGGCCTCTTCCGCCGTCGGTTCTGGCTCGCTCTCGTCCTCACGGTCCCGGTCCTGGTCTTCTCGCCCGGGCTGCAGGAGATCCTCGGCCTCGCCGTTCCGCGATTCCCGGGCAGCCGGTCCATCCCGGCCGTTTTCGGGGTCGCCGTCTTCCTCGTCGGCGGTCTCGTGTTCCTGCGCGGCGCGGCCGATGAGCTCCGTGCGCGGCAGCCCGGGATGATGACGCTCATCTCGCTCGCGATCGTCGTCGCACTCGGGTACAGTCTGGCGGTCACGTTCGGCCTCCCCGGGATGGACTTCTGGTGGGAGCTGGCGACGCTCATCCTGGTCATGCTGCTCGGGCACTGGATCGAGATGGCGGCGGTCAGCGGGGCGCAGGATGCGCTGGGGCGCCTGGCGACGCTGCTGCCGGACACGGCCGAGCGCCTCGCCGGTCCGCAGGGCGAACCCGTCGCCGTGCCCGTGGCGCAGTTGCGCGTCGGCGACCTTGTGCGGGCGCGAGCGTGCCGGCGGACGGGGAGATCGTGGAGGGGCGGAGCGCCCTGGACGAGTCGCTGCTGA
- a CDS encoding HAD-IC family P-type ATPase: MVAGSISGSGSLVVRVGRTGDDTALAGIMRLVADAQASKSGTQALADRAAAWLFLLALAVAALTLVVWALLRPGDPGFVLERVVTVLVIACPHALGLAIPLVAQISTALGARSGLLVRDRRALEDARRIDVVLFDKTGTLTEGRLGVAAIVAADGE, from the coding sequence GTGGTCGCGGGGTCGATCTCGGGCAGCGGGTCGCTCGTCGTGCGGGTCGGTAGGACCGGCGACGACACGGCCCTCGCCGGCATCATGCGGCTCGTCGCGGACGCGCAGGCGAGCAAATCGGGCACGCAGGCGCTGGCGGACCGGGCAGCTGCCTGGCTGTTCCTCCTCGCGCTCGCGGTCGCGGCTCTCACGCTGGTGGTCTGGGCGCTCCTCCGGCCGGGCGATCCGGGGTTCGTCCTGGAGCGGGTGGTGACGGTGCTCGTGATCGCGTGCCCGCACGCCCTCGGTCTCGCGATCCCGCTCGTCGCTCAGATCTCCACCGCTCTCGGCGCGCGGAGCGGGCTGCTCGTCCGCGACCGGCGCGCCCTGGAGGATGCGCGTCGCATCGATGTTGTTCTGTTCGACAAGACGGGAACGCTCACGGAGGGGCGGCTGGGGGTCGCCGCCATCGTGGCGGCGGACGGAGAGTGA
- a CDS encoding HAD-IC family P-type ATPase, whose product MAEARERGLPSTPATDFEALGGRGAIATVGGARVAVGAPRLLAERGWTAPRAVEEAARRAAAGGQTVVYVLGGDGMPGTGGVLGMIALADVVRPESAEAVRLLQDGGVRVAMLTGDARAVAEAVAARLGIDEIYAEVLPGDKAGAVARLQQRGDRVAMVGDGVNDAPALAQADIGIAIGAGTDVAIESAGIVLASSDPRGVAKAIALSRATYRKMLQNLAWATGYNILALPLAAGVAIGASVVVSPAFGAVLMSVSTVVVALNAQLLRRTRL is encoded by the coding sequence GTGGCCGAGGCGCGCGAGCGCGGCCTGCCGTCGACTCCGGCGACGGACTTCGAGGCCCTCGGTGGCCGCGGTGCGATCGCGACGGTCGGTGGAGCGCGGGTGGCCGTCGGCGCGCCACGCTTGCTCGCCGAGCGCGGGTGGACGGCGCCCCGGGCGGTCGAGGAGGCCGCGCGGCGGGCCGCCGCCGGCGGGCAGACGGTCGTCTATGTCCTCGGCGGCGATGGGATGCCAGGGACCGGCGGGGTTCTCGGGATGATCGCGCTCGCGGACGTCGTCCGTCCGGAGTCCGCCGAGGCTGTCCGGCTGCTGCAGGACGGCGGTGTCCGCGTCGCCATGCTCACCGGCGACGCGCGGGCCGTGGCCGAGGCCGTCGCGGCGCGGCTGGGCATCGACGAGATCTACGCGGAAGTGCTGCCGGGCGATAAGGCCGGTGCGGTCGCCCGGCTCCAGCAGCGCGGCGACCGGGTAGCGATGGTCGGCGACGGCGTGAACGATGCGCCTGCGCTCGCACAGGCGGACATCGGCATCGCGATCGGCGCCGGGACGGATGTCGCGATCGAGTCCGCCGGGATCGTCCTGGCCTCCAGCGATCCGCGCGGTGTCGCCAAGGCGATCGCGCTCTCCCGCGCGACGTACCGCAAGATGCTGCAGAACCTCGCCTGGGCGACCGGCTACAACATCCTCGCGCTGCCGCTCGCGGCCGGGGTCGCGATCGGCGCCAGCGTCGTGGTCTCCCCGGCGTTCGGCGCGGTGCTCATGTCGGTCTCCACGGTGGTGGTGGCGCTCAACGCCCAGCTGCTGCGCCGTACCCGGCTCTGA
- a CDS encoding ankyrin repeat domain-containing protein, with protein sequence MDPAAPASLHAAARSGDAEAVRAALAAGAAIEDRGEGGRTPLVEATKGNHVEAARALIEAGADVNAKDDIQDSAYLYAGAEGYLDILRMTLANGADVNAKNRFNGTELIPASEHAHTEAVRMCSSPRASTSTT encoded by the coding sequence GTGGACCCGGCCGCGCCCGCGAGCCTGCACGCCGCTGCCCGGTCGGGGGACGCGGAGGCTGTCCGGGCTGCTCTCGCTGCGGGCGCGGCCATCGAGGACCGGGGCGAGGGCGGCAGAACGCCGCTGGTGGAAGCGACCAAAGGCAACCATGTCGAGGCTGCCCGGGCGCTGATCGAGGCAGGCGCCGATGTGAATGCGAAGGACGATATCCAGGACTCCGCCTACCTGTACGCCGGGGCGGAGGGCTACCTGGACATCCTGCGGATGACTCTCGCCAACGGCGCGGACGTGAACGCGAAGAACCGGTTCAACGGCACGGAGCTCATCCCGGCGTCCGAGCACGCGCACACCGAAGCGGTGCGGATGTGCTCATCGCCGCGGGCGTCGACCTCGACCACGTGA
- a CDS encoding ankyrin repeat domain-containing protein, with protein MLIAAGVDLDHVNTPGWTAMQESIVLGNGGAGAQDVVRQLLAAGANPDIRDSRGRTPLCNATRLGFGAIASQLRAAGATGY; from the coding sequence GTGCTCATCGCCGCGGGCGTCGACCTCGACCACGTGAACACCCCCGGCTGGACGGCGATGCAAGAGTCGATCGTGCTGGGCAACGGCGGCGCGGGGGCGCAGGATGTCGTCCGCCAGCTGCTCGCTGCCGGCGCGAATCCCGACATCCGCGACTCCCGCGGACGCACCCCGCTCTGCAACGCCACCCGCTTGGGCTTCGGCGCCATCGCGTCCCAGCTGCGAGCCGCCGGCGCGACCGGCTACTGA
- a CDS encoding IS30 family transposase, with protein MGSSNRQKSVRAYRGQIASPGRPTIAWREDRVRFWVAIMTGIKTEEACVAARVSGPVGFRWFRHAGGVNSRLPEWVSGRYLSFSEREDIAIWHAQKVSAREIARRLKRDPSTILRELRRGASTRTYELDYKATTAQWHAERRARRPKVAKLVTNPRLRGYVQARLSGDVVDADGRRLGPDGPVWKGRNKPHRGDRRWVQAWSPEQISNRLKVEFPDDESMQISHEAIYQALYIEGRGALKRELVTCLRTGRALRVPRARNSQKAWGHVTNEVLISERPAEAEDRAVPGHWEGDLIIGLQRSAIGTVVDRSTRFTMLVHLPREEGYQHKHSTKNGPALAGYGAITMKNALANTMSTLPTQLARSLTWDRGKELSAHVAFKIETGIPVFFADPHAPWQRGTNENTNGLLRQYFPKGTDLTRWSSDDLQAVATAINNHPRKVLGWKTPAEAFEKQLRLLETAGGATID; from the coding sequence ATGGGGTCATCGAACAGGCAGAAGAGTGTGCGGGCGTATCGGGGCCAGATCGCCTCGCCCGGTCGGCCGACGATCGCGTGGCGCGAAGACAGAGTCCGGTTCTGGGTGGCAATCATGACCGGCATCAAGACGGAGGAGGCTTGTGTCGCGGCCCGCGTGTCCGGGCCGGTCGGGTTCCGCTGGTTTCGCCATGCTGGCGGTGTGAACTCTCGACTTCCCGAGTGGGTGTCAGGTCGCTACCTGTCCTTCAGCGAGCGTGAGGACATCGCGATCTGGCACGCCCAGAAGGTCAGCGCCCGCGAGATCGCGCGACGACTGAAGCGCGACCCGTCGACGATCTTGCGAGAACTGCGCCGTGGCGCGTCCACGCGGACCTACGAGCTGGACTACAAGGCCACGACGGCTCAGTGGCATGCGGAGCGACGAGCGCGCCGTCCGAAGGTTGCCAAGCTCGTCACGAACCCGCGACTGCGGGGCTACGTCCAGGCCCGGCTATCGGGCGACGTGGTCGACGCCGACGGCCGCCGGCTTGGCCCAGACGGGCCCGTGTGGAAGGGCCGCAACAAGCCTCATCGAGGCGACCGTCGCTGGGTGCAGGCATGGAGCCCCGAGCAGATCTCGAACCGGCTCAAGGTCGAGTTCCCCGATGATGAGTCCATGCAGATCAGCCACGAGGCGATCTACCAGGCGCTCTATATCGAAGGCCGCGGCGCCCTGAAACGCGAGCTGGTGACCTGCCTGCGCACCGGTCGCGCGTTGCGGGTTCCGCGCGCCCGCAATAGCCAGAAGGCGTGGGGCCATGTCACCAACGAGGTCTTGATCAGCGAGCGTCCGGCGGAGGCCGAGGACCGGGCCGTTCCCGGACATTGGGAGGGCGATCTGATCATCGGCCTGCAGCGCTCAGCGATCGGCACCGTCGTCGATCGCAGCACCCGGTTCACGATGCTGGTCCACCTTCCTCGTGAGGAGGGCTACCAGCATAAGCACTCCACGAAGAACGGTCCCGCGTTGGCCGGCTACGGCGCCATCACGATGAAGAACGCGCTGGCGAACACGATGTCGACCCTCCCGACGCAGCTGGCCCGGTCGCTGACCTGGGATCGCGGGAAGGAACTCTCGGCCCACGTCGCGTTCAAGATCGAGACCGGGATTCCCGTGTTCTTCGCCGACCCGCACGCACCGTGGCAGCGGGGCACAAACGAGAACACCAACGGCCTGCTGCGTCAGTACTTCCCCAAGGGCACCGACCTGACTCGATGGAGCAGCGACGACCTTCAAGCCGTTGCCACCGCCATCAACAATCACCCGCGGAAAGTGCTCGGCTGGAAGACGCCCGCAGAGGCCTTCGAAAAGCAGCTACGGTTACTCGAAACAGCCGGTGGTGCGACGATCGATTGA
- a CDS encoding response regulator transcription factor, producing MGFTRKDGSSGYAFLLGADRTIVPTSGVPNGSHPLWGSWFLTDDGRILEGSGGGVWATDVAETGRGHSAADASEMIFPLRHADGSCEYIVIRPGLLVEAVRAAVSGDQLISPSVTVRLLRHLSPRPDAAAGEAPQLTPRERETAALVGRGLTNAEICAELVISLGTVKSHLSSLQSKLGVRNRVEIAAWAWRNGLLNR from the coding sequence ATGGGCTTCACGCGCAAGGACGGATCGTCCGGCTATGCCTTCCTCCTGGGGGCGGATCGGACGATCGTTCCCACCTCCGGCGTTCCGAACGGCTCACATCCGCTCTGGGGCTCGTGGTTCCTGACCGACGACGGTCGGATCCTCGAAGGGAGCGGTGGGGGAGTGTGGGCCACCGACGTGGCGGAGACCGGGCGCGGTCACAGTGCTGCCGATGCGTCGGAGATGATCTTCCCGCTCCGTCACGCCGATGGCAGCTGCGAGTATATCGTGATCCGGCCGGGCCTGCTCGTCGAGGCGGTGCGCGCGGCCGTCTCCGGCGACCAGCTCATCAGCCCCTCCGTCACTGTGCGCCTCTTGCGGCACCTCAGCCCACGTCCGGACGCAGCGGCCGGGGAGGCCCCGCAGCTGACGCCCCGCGAGCGGGAGACGGCGGCTCTGGTCGGACGCGGGCTGACCAACGCCGAGATCTGTGCGGAGCTCGTCATCTCGCTGGGGACGGTGAAATCGCACCTGTCTTCCCTGCAGAGCAAGCTTGGCGTGCGCAATCGGGTGGAGATCGCCGCGTGGGCCTGGCGCAACGGGCTGCTGAACCGCTGA
- a CDS encoding DUF418 domain-containing protein codes for MSQHSAPTPPAAIGTAASRRLPVLDVIWGFSLCGITLVNIGPLTRFGEFAERSPASLNDASGWLELFVHQRFFVLFSLLFGIGFALFFSSAQRRTERPRLALLRRLLLLLAIGSPFEILMPGSALLPYAIVGLVVLLPCTWLPRWLVALAGVALVAGALALDGGLLLIPGLFLMGAALTRYGVVSRLGVSRTGSALAFLAFAFASIPALLWQLSDGVEASGFTMSSAVAGFTLAGAYLSLLSLLMTARAAAALEAVFVPFGRMALTNYVTSAPLMLLAGVLFDLRRSDSWTLLLSIAVAILLLQWVWSALWLRAFSQGPLEWLWRWGTWCQRPPLRRGRERHRAEAGGSATDERVGRVADGLLR; via the coding sequence GTGTCTCAGCACTCCGCACCGACCCCGCCAGCCGCGATCGGAACGGCCGCGTCGCGCCGCCTTCCCGTTCTCGATGTCATCTGGGGCTTCTCCCTCTGCGGCATCACCCTCGTCAACATCGGACCACTCACCCGCTTCGGCGAGTTCGCCGAACGGAGTCCCGCCAGCCTGAACGACGCCTCCGGCTGGCTGGAGCTGTTCGTCCATCAACGGTTCTTCGTGCTCTTCTCGCTCCTGTTCGGCATCGGCTTCGCGCTGTTCTTCTCGTCGGCGCAGCGTCGGACGGAACGGCCCCGGCTCGCTTTGCTGCGCAGGCTGCTCCTGCTGCTGGCGATCGGCAGCCCCTTCGAGATCCTCATGCCCGGCTCGGCCTTGCTTCCCTATGCGATCGTCGGCCTGGTCGTGCTGCTGCCGTGTACCTGGCTTCCGCGCTGGCTGGTTGCGCTGGCCGGGGTCGCTCTCGTGGCCGGCGCCCTGGCGCTCGACGGTGGATTGCTCCTCATCCCCGGTCTGTTCCTGATGGGGGCGGCCCTCACCCGTTACGGCGTCGTCTCGCGGCTCGGCGTGTCCCGCACGGGTTCCGCCCTTGCCTTCCTGGCCTTCGCGTTCGCCTCCATCCCGGCGCTGCTGTGGCAGCTGAGCGACGGTGTCGAGGCGTCTGGGTTCACGATGTCCTCCGCCGTTGCGGGGTTCACCCTGGCCGGTGCGTACCTGTCGCTGCTTTCGCTCCTAATGACGGCCCGGGCCGCTGCGGCGCTGGAGGCGGTCTTCGTCCCGTTCGGCAGGATGGCCCTGACGAACTATGTCACCTCGGCTCCGCTCATGCTTCTGGCCGGCGTTCTGTTCGACCTGCGGCGCTCCGACTCCTGGACGCTGCTGCTGAGCATCGCTGTGGCGATCCTGCTGCTGCAATGGGTCTGGTCGGCGCTCTGGCTGCGCGCGTTCAGCCAGGGTCCGCTGGAGTGGCTCTGGCGCTGGGGCACCTGGTGCCAGCGCCCGCCGCTCCGGCGCGGGCGTGAGCGCCACCGCGCCGAAGCGGGAGGCAGCGCGACCGACGAGAGAGTGGGACGCGTGGCCGACGGTCTGCTGCGCTGA
- a CDS encoding TerC family protein, producing MELALPLWFEIGSFVVLLAILAFDLLIVFKRPHIPSPRESALWVSFYVALALVFALLMLLIGDAEHAGQFLAGWLTEYSLSIDNLFVFVIIMSRFAVPRRYQQEVLMVGIILALIFRGVFIVLGASLIASFSWIFYIFGAFLLWTAISQAFGDHDDEGQKDSWFIRFARRRLQVSDQYEGNRLRTTVGVRRMFTPLIIVFLALGTTDLLFALDSIPAIFGITQSPFIVFTANVFALMGLRQLYFLLGHLLDKLVYLKYGIAFILAFIGVKLVFHAMHENELPFVNGGQYIEWAPDISTWTSLAVIVGAMAVATVASLVKLRMSGETVAHAIHGDDEGDEEQTIEAAPAPHSPEEPRT from the coding sequence ATGGAACTGGCCCTCCCGCTCTGGTTCGAGATCGGCAGCTTCGTCGTCCTGCTGGCGATCCTGGCGTTCGACCTGCTGATCGTCTTCAAACGGCCCCACATCCCGAGCCCCAGGGAGTCGGCGCTGTGGGTGTCGTTCTATGTGGCGCTGGCGCTGGTCTTCGCGCTGCTCATGCTGCTGATCGGGGACGCCGAGCACGCCGGGCAGTTCCTTGCGGGCTGGCTCACGGAGTACAGCCTGAGCATCGACAACCTGTTCGTGTTCGTGATCATCATGAGCCGGTTCGCCGTGCCCAGGAGATACCAGCAGGAGGTGCTCATGGTGGGCATCATTCTGGCGCTGATCTTCCGTGGCGTGTTCATCGTGCTCGGCGCCAGCCTCATCGCGAGCTTCTCGTGGATCTTCTACATCTTCGGCGCGTTCCTGCTCTGGACGGCGATCAGCCAGGCGTTCGGGGACCACGACGACGAGGGGCAGAAAGACAGCTGGTTCATCCGGTTCGCCCGTCGGCGCTTGCAGGTCTCCGACCAGTACGAGGGCAACAGGCTGCGCACCACCGTCGGCGTGCGCCGGATGTTCACCCCGCTCATCATCGTCTTCCTGGCGCTCGGGACCACCGACCTGCTGTTCGCACTCGACTCCATCCCGGCGATCTTCGGCATCACGCAGAGCCCGTTCATCGTGTTCACGGCGAACGTCTTCGCGCTGATGGGCCTCCGCCAGCTGTACTTCCTGCTCGGGCACCTGCTCGACAAGCTCGTCTACCTCAAATACGGCATCGCGTTCATCCTCGCGTTCATTGGCGTGAAGCTCGTCTTCCACGCGATGCACGAGAACGAACTGCCGTTCGTCAACGGCGGCCAGTACATCGAATGGGCGCCCGACATCAGCACCTGGACCTCGCTCGCTGTGATCGTCGGTGCGATGGCGGTCGCGACGGTCGCTAGTCTGGTGAAGCTGCGCATGAGCGGCGAAACCGTCGCCCACGCCATCCACGGCGATGACGAGGGCGACGAGGAGCAGACCATCGAGGCCGCCCCGGCCCCCCATTCCCCGGAGGAACCCCGCACATGA
- a CDS encoding PP2C family protein-serine/threonine phosphatase translates to MIPLVGVSARSDTGAVRHVNEDSLLAQDPVFVVADGMGGHARGDLASRTAVESLARALPAGSAPTADDVVAAIDEANAAVRALSSADESGAAVAGTTLAGVVRVRAPERSGERWMIVNVGDSRVYSWDGRDLRQLTVDHSAVQELMDAGLITAEQAAVHPERNVITRALGAEDVVAPDVEVLSEEEGSQDFLICSDGLTRELSDARIADILAQGHPDPAAVLVTAAVEAGGHDNITAIVLESAVARS, encoded by the coding sequence ATGATCCCTCTCGTCGGCGTGAGCGCCCGCAGCGACACCGGTGCGGTCCGGCACGTCAACGAGGACAGCCTGCTCGCGCAGGACCCCGTTTTCGTGGTGGCGGACGGAATGGGCGGCCACGCCCGCGGCGACCTGGCCAGCCGGACCGCGGTCGAGAGCCTCGCCCGCGCGCTCCCGGCGGGCAGCGCGCCGACGGCGGATGACGTGGTCGCCGCGATCGACGAGGCCAATGCCGCCGTCCGCGCTCTCTCCAGCGCGGACGAGTCGGGCGCGGCGGTGGCGGGCACGACGCTCGCCGGCGTCGTCCGCGTGCGTGCTCCGGAGCGTTCCGGGGAGCGGTGGATGATCGTCAATGTCGGCGATTCCCGGGTGTATTCCTGGGATGGGCGCGACCTCCGCCAGCTGACGGTCGACCACTCGGCTGTCCAAGAGCTGATGGACGCCGGGCTGATCACCGCCGAGCAGGCCGCCGTGCATCCCGAGCGCAACGTCATCACGCGCGCGCTCGGCGCGGAGGACGTCGTTGCCCCCGATGTCGAGGTGCTGTCCGAGGAGGAGGGGAGCCAGGACTTCCTGATCTGCTCCGACGGTCTGACCCGCGAGCTCTCCGACGCGCGCATCGCCGACATCCTCGCGCAGGGCCACCCCGATCCGGCCGCCGTTCTGGTGACAGCGGCCGTCGAAGCGGGCGGCCACGACAACATCACGGCGATCGTTCTCGAATCGGCGGTGGCGCGCTCCTGA